caataccaGCCAAGTCTGAGGTAGAAAGTCCAACTCCAATCAAAATTACTTGAGAATCAACTCCGTGTTCAGCTTGTGACAACAAGTCACTAGCCACGAAGTCAGGATCAGCATTACTGTCGGCAATCACCAACACTTCGGAAGGTCCAGCAGGCATATCAATAGAACACAACGCTTGAGTATCGTTTTGCACGTacatttttgcagccgtGACAAACTGGTTACCTGGTCCCAAGATCTTATCACACTTCACCACAGAATCAGTACCATAAGCCATAGCAGTAACAGCCTGAGCACCACCGGCCATTAAGATACTACTAGCTCCCAACTTGTGAGCCACATAAACCACTTCTGGGGTTAATTTTCCAGTAGCACGAGCTGGAGGAGACGCAATCACAATGTTTTTGCACCCAGCTACCTTGGCTGGAACCCCCAACATCATGGCAGTGGAAGGCAACACTGCAGTACCACCAGGAACATATAAACCGACGTTTTCAATTGGTTTGGCGAATCTTGAGCAAACGACACCAGGAGCTGTTTCCACACTCATGACCTCTTCCTTTGGTAATTGAGCGGCGTGGAAAGTTTCGATGTTCTTCATGGATAAGTCGATGGCTTCCTTCATGTCTTCAGAAATTTGCATCAATTCGGGTGGGAAAGGAGCATTCAACACAGGTGATTCCAATTGAACACCATCGAATTTAGCAGTCAATTCAAGCAAGGCCTTGTCACCATTCTCCTGGACGTTTTTAATTATAGGAAGAACGAGTTTCATGATATCTGAAGTCTTCTGGTTGGGTCTGGTTAAGGCTTGTTGAATTAAATCTGGGGATGTGGTGGCTGCCGTAATAGTAGTCAATTTGTAAGAAAGTTCTTGCTTGGGTTCCTCTTTGGGTtctggtttcttcaagtaggCGGCCTTAGCATCACCTTTACGTCTAGTAACTTTGAGATCCTTGatatccaagttcttctcgATATCAGATAATCTCACGCCGTTCTTCACACACCACACCATTACAAAGTAGATCAAGTCGGCCGCTTCCCAGGCAATCTCTTGCTTGTCGTTGGCCTTTCCAgcttcaatcaactcatccaattcttctttcaacttggcaaCCAACAACTCCTCATCGTTGAACAATCTCTTGGTGTAGGAGCCTTCGGGAGCAGCTTCTTTTCTCTTGACCAAAGTGTGGTCTAATCTGCCCAAGCCTTTCCCAGTGGATTCGCTGTATAAGCTGCCGTCGTTAAAGCAAGTATAGTTCTTGTCTTTGTGGCAGAAGCCGAATCCATCTCTCTGTTCAACCACAAATTTGACCACATCTGAATCACAGTCTTTACTGATAGAAATTACTCTTTGAGTAGCACCACTGGTCTTTCCTTTATACCATAATTCTTCCCGGCGTTTACGAGATTGGTAGACGCCTTCTCCCGTGGCAATGGACTCGAGAATCGATGCTTCGGAAGAGTAGACCACTCCTAACGCAGTGTAGGATGGAGCACCCGAAGTGATTAAAGTTGTGAAGAGCCCATCGGGCCTGTCAGTAGTTAAGGTGCTGGTGAGCAAGCGTCCCACAGAAATATTGCTGGTATCAgacttcttggtcaactttTTTGTTGAAATGATGGGAATATAGTCTGCTTGAGCCAATTTAATAGCAGACGCCTCGTCAACAACGCCATCAAAATAGACACTTCTGTTGTCATCTTGGTTGACTgccttcaagttggccacTTTGGaagacaccaccaaagaagcatCCAAATCAGTGAACTTTTCAGGTTCTTGGGTCTTGATACCAAATCTATAACTAGGTAAACCCGAGGTCTTGATGAGCTCTTCCACTTGTGAGTCactgatgaagatggtTTGCACTCCACTATTCAAAACTTCCACAGCTTGGTCAACAGAAATAAGAGCATCACTGGCGTCCACCAAAACATCTACTTGGGTAGGAAAAGTCGATAACAAGAACTTCGACACTTGAAGACCTTCAAAAGGTACTAACACTTTCCCGACAAATGCATAGTCATTTATGTCGGTGCTGGTGGTTGAATCCACCTTTGGCAACACAGGAAACGTCATGTTCAGCGATAACTCAGGAGTTTTACTGTTATCAAAGATTATcagttgaaaatttttgaGATTGAGAACCTCAGTTGAATGAGAGTCAATTAAATAATATATAATATTGAGTCATCGCAGCGGCCGCAAAATCACCTCACACATGATACGATGAATTACCAACCCATTTGACAGCTAAAGCCTAGGATATGGCTTtccatcatcttcaccatcatcctcatcctcatcactgtcgtcgtcgtcgtcaCCGCCGAGTGTATCGTATACAGCCATCTCCATCTTACAGTAACCTAAGAAAGAATGTGGGTCTGCCATGGGCAAAATCTGGGACCCCCAGAAGCCTCCAATCTTGTTCACGTGATCCACCCAGTAGTAGAGATTAGCCAAGCCGCTCCAATAGACCGACCCAACTGGTCTGCCAGTTGcaggttcttcttcagtaaCGGCCATTCCCGCTAAGGTAAACCCATCTTTCAAATCTGGAAAATCTGGAATATCGAACTTGATGACCTGATTGGCAGGAAGATGATTCTTTACCGCATAGACTGCTAAATCTTCTTGTAAAAGCCGCTTCCCAGCGTCGGGAGAATATCCAAAGTTGATCCAAAGTCTGATAAATTTCAAATAGTCCTCAACATTGCCAAAACACCCTTGGCCTCCCATATCAATCACAGGATCTAATTGAGTTCCTTTGGGATACAAGCGGATCTTGCCATTTCTTCCTCTCAAATGGGTTCTGATCAAGTGTTGGGTATTTTTTACATGGAAAGTACATGAGCTCATTCCCACTGGGTCAAATAGAACCTCCTTCAAGTATTGTCCCAAGGTCTTACCAGTGATACTTTCAATCACCAACCCAACCCAGTCCATGCTGTGGCCGTACAGAAACTCCTGGCCAGGCTCTCCAATCAAAGGGGTCTTGTCGGTTTTAAAAAGATCTCTTGTGGGAGTCCCCGAGCTTATGTGAGGGTTTCTTAGAGATCCCAAAAGCGAATACTCTTTACTCAAAAATGGGTACGACATACCAGCAGTCATGGTAAGGAGATGTTTGATGGTTACGGCCGTACTGGGTTTGCGAGGAGGTTTAGTGAAATGACCTGTGTTGGGATCAACTGTTCCCTTATCCACAATGTAAAGCTCATCGATATCAGGAACATATTTTCGaacttcatcatcaagcaGGAGCTTTTTCTGTTCGTAGAGCTTCAAGAGCCCAAAGGCAGTCAAGGCTTTAGTACACGAGAAGTAGCAAAACACTGTATCCTTGGTGACGGGAGTATTTGATTCCAAATCCAATACTCCATTGTAGTTAAAGTAAAGCGTTTCATTGGCATCAGTAACTCCCAAAACCACACCAGGTACTTTGGGTTGTTTTTCTGGCGATTTCAGTTCAGTTACATTGACAAGCAACTTGTCGAGCTTCTTGGCTATAGACCGAATTTGTTCAGTTGTCACcatttttgttgttggtattgagACAAAAGTTCCCCAGATTCTCAAGAATGTGAAAATTGCAAAAATTGAATTTTGTTGGACACCAGATGCAGAACAGAAAAAACAACCTTTAAACACTAAGTAAATGTTTGGAGTATCATCTAATAAATATAGACTCTATACCTCCGAATCAGATGTCTATTGTTCTCAGCTTAAAACATTTAATAATCCGGTGAAAATATGAATAGATTTAATCATACTTGTGGTTTAGTGGTGTAGCGGCTATCACGTTTCGTTTACAAGTGTCTTAGATGCAGTAAGTTCCGAAAAGGCCCCGAGTTCGATCCTCGGCTAGATCaaggttttttttttgaacaCTTTTCCTCATTGTTTTCGCATCCATTATAGAGGTGTTTGCTTAATACAAGCGTTTATCACAACTAATCTAAAGAGACCAATACCATATCAAAGCTTCGTTCCGGTCACAAACGCAGCTCCTTGTTCAATCGACTTCTTTAAACCTGGCAAGGCCTTAGATATCAACTGTTTTTCAGCATCACTGATGGTGAACTCCTCAAACGGATTCACAAGCGATTCCACCGCTCCGTTTCTCAATGCAACCGGCACAGCAAAATAGTCAATTCCATCTAAGTACTTCTTGCTTAATTTTTCACCCTTCTCGAAACCAGGCAAATAAATGTATGCCGAGTCATTAATATAGTAGGAGTTGAAAGTACTAGAAAAGTATGACTGCAAGATATTCTCGGCAAATCTGTAGCCAGCATATGCCATGGACAAGGTGGCAGAGCCAGCCCCGTTCTTGGCCTTTACCACTTCATCTCCTCCAAATTGCACCCGgttgatgaaattgtcGTAGTCTGAGGTCAGGATCTTCTGCACCTTTTGCGAGATGGAGGTGGTGATGTTCACCAATGGGATGATGGTGTCACCCGAATGGCCACCAATGACGGAAATACGACCTTTGACTTCAGGGGCAGGCTCTCCCACCAAATCTCCCAAAAATGTCTCTGCTCTCACCGAGTCCAAGGTAGTAACACCAAACAATTTACTGGGGTTGAATACgcccaacttcttcaatactTCAGCAGCAATAGGCACGGTAGAGTTAACGGGGTTCGAAATGATCAATATAGATGCGTCGGGGCACGTGAGGCCGATgttcttgaccaagtctCTGATGATCGAGGCGTTaatgttgaacaagtcagCACGTGTCATACCTGGCTTTCTGGGGACACCCGCAGGGATTACCACGAGATCAGATCTCTCCAATGCCGCGCGTACAGCCAGCTGGTCGGCCTTGTCTTTTGGCTGGTGTCCAGTGACTTTTGCTGGGGTGTTGATGTGGTTCAAGTCAGCAGCCACTCCATGAACGTTGACAATGTCGAAAAGAGCCAACTCATCGACGTGGGGGTTGAGTTTCAATAAGAGGGAAAGCGGCTGACCGATTCCACCGGCGGCTCCACAAACAGTAACTTTCATATTGGTGGTAGTTTTCAATTTGCACCAAGGGAGAAAATGCCGGTATTTATATGCGACTCACATGATTTTGCGACCGCGGGTTTTTTGTGGAGAAGGTTGGTGCACGAGCATGCGTTTATGAGATGAATATCAAAGTCATGGGGGACAGCCGGGGACCGTGGGCAGGATTTAGCGAGATTGCATTGAGAAGGGTGAGGAAGTCGATGTACCAAAGAAGGGTcaaaaagaaaaatgaCTGAAAACAGTCTACAAATGCATCCGTCGTACCGGTGGCTGCTGCACATACGTCACAGAATGCACCTACACCTTACAAATTTGAAGGCATGAATACCACAGAAGGCTTGGATGCAACAGGGGATCAACAGTTCTTTGGAGCCACTTTTGACGTATTTGAAGGTGGATCTGAACCAACCTGCATTTTTAGTTGCCCAACCTGTACTTCCCCTGCCCAACCTGCAATACCTCACCCGTCTTCCCTATCGCGCGCTTGCCTTCCAAAACTCTCACAAACTAACTGCTTTTAACTATGGGAATCCTCGAGTTACTCTTCGGCCTTTGGCTAGCGACGACTGTCATGGCATTCGCCTGCGACGCCGAAAAGATTGCGAAGTATGATTTCCAGTCCATCAAGGGTGTGTACTCGGCGGTCCAGTCCAAGAAAACACCTCCTAGTGTCTCAGAGACTACCTGGTCTTTAGGAATCTGTGATCGCATTAGTGACATTCCTGAGTGCAAAGATTCAGAGTTGTGTGGAACTACACGTGTCACTTTGGATGGAGAAACTTTTGTCACCCAAGTAATCAAGGTCCATGATGTTGCTGCTCAGTTTTTGCCTATCTTGAAATCCAAATCCCAAAGCGGCATTGCAGACAAAGATAACGGTGGAGTTCGAGCAGAatacaacaacatcaaatGGGGCGACCAGAGGGTAAAGGTAAGTGCCTCGTTTATGTGTCCCGGCATTGATTACGTGGGAGACTTAGATAGTTTGAGCTTATCTCTGTTTTCTAATACCGAGGTGAAGTTAGAGATGTACACTAAAGCAGCCTGTGCCAACAAGCAGCCACACAAGCACAAGGCCGATGATGGCGAGAGCTGGGGTTGGTTCACGTGGATATTCATCTTTTTCGTGTTGTTTTTAAGTATCTACATCATTGGCGGGGCATGGTTCCAGTACAATAAGGGCAATTCAATTGATTTCCAAACTGCTTTGAAAGAAGTGGTGGAGAACTTTGTGGATGTCATCAAGGGGTTACCGATATTCGTCAAGGAGATAATCGAAAAGTTCACCGGGAACGCTAATAGAGGTGAATATAGTGCTGTATaggaattgaacaaaaccAATTTAGTCTGACTCTTTTCGCGATGTTGAAGTTCGACCCAAATCAAATTTTGTTTCAGGTACAATGTTCATTACGGATAAAGTAGCCAACATCGACCAGGGTAAATTCGTGTCTTTTGAATTCTTCCCTCCCAAGACCGATGCTGGGTTTCGTAACTTATTGGCACGGTTGTCGCGGATGAAGGCATTAAACCCGCTTTTCATCACTATTACCTGGGGTGCCGGTGGATCTACCTCAGAAAAATCATTGGAACTTGCCGCCATTTGCCAGAAGCAGTTGGGAATCACCACTGTCTTACATCTCACATGtaccaacaccaataaGGAGATCATTGATGCGGCGTTGGTGCAGGCCAAAAAAAATGGTATTAGAAACATTTTGGCATTGAGAGGTGATGTTCCAAGAACAGAAGAATACTGGACTCCAAATTGTGACTTTTTGTCTGCCACCgacttggtcaaatatATAAGATCCCAACACGGTAAAGAGTTCTGTGTGGGGGTAGCAGGGTATCCAGAAGGTCATGTGGATGGATCCGATTATACCAACCAGAACCCAGAAAAAGATATACCTTACTTGATCGAGAAAGTTCAGGCCGGTGCTGATTATATCATTACCCAGTTGTTTTACGACGTTGACAAGTTTGTCAAGTACCACCAATTACTTAAATCGTatgatgagttgaaggacttgTTAGTTATTCCTGGTTTGTTGCCTATTAACACATTTAACAGTTTCAAGAAAGCTACTAAGTTATCACATGCCACCATTCCTCAGTCAATCTTGGACAGGGTTCTGCGCCATAAACTTAACGATGATGAGGTAAAGGCCGTGGGGATCAAGATTTTAAATGAGATCATTGCTGAAGTCAGTGAGAAAACCGATATCAAAGGATTTCACTTCTacaccttgaacttggaaaaagcCGCTGCATCAATCATAGAGACATCTTCTGTCTTACAGGACGGCTTAAAAGTCAGGGATGATATAGCTGAATCGGACGAAGAGATTGAAATCGAAATACCTCAAAAGTCATTTAAGAGAAGACAATCATCGGTATCTTCCGGAGTGGACCCTAAACCTcacttcaagtctttgataGCAATCAGTAAAGGGAAGGGACAAATGGGTAAAGATGCCAACTGGGATGATTTCCCCAACGGTCGGTTTGGGGATTCGAATTCCCCAGCCTACGGAGAAATTGACGGATACGGACCTAACTTGAAGGTAGAATCGCTGGAAAAAGCGGTAGAGCTTTGGACTACACCTGAAAGCACTCTTGACTTGGCCCGGGTATTCATCGACTACTTATCCAACAAGATTCCTCAATTACCGTGGGTAGATACTCCTTTGGACATCGAAACGTCCATTATTCAAGAGCAACTTTTTGAATTGAATTTGAGAGGTTGGTTTTCCACAGCATCTCAACCGGCCACAAACGCATGCCCCTCAAATGATAAAATCTTTGGCTGGGGACCTGCCAACGGAATTGTATATCAAAAGGCATTTGTGGAATTATTTGTCCCTAAACATGATTGGGACCAGAAGATTTTCCCGGCGTTGAAACCACAAATTGAAAATAAAACCATCACCTACTTCCTTGGGGACAATAAGGGACAGATTCAAACCAACTTATCTAATCACCAGAGTAAGTCTGCTGTAACTTGGGGAGTTTTCCCTCTGAAAgaaattttgcagccaacaTTAATTGACCTCGACTCATTTAAAGCCTGGAATGAGGAAGCGTTCCTTTTATGGCTCGAGTGGGCGAGATGCTACAAAAAGGCAACCAATACCTATAcgtttttgaacttcattTATGAAAACTACTACTTAGTGAGTTTGATCCATCATGATTTCGTCGATGAAAATGGCTTATGGGACTCGTTGTTGGATATCGAATAGCAATTAGAGCCCAAGCTATGAGTTTCTCATGGGACTCATAATTCGGGATTTTGTAAAATATTTATAGATTTCTCCACCAAGTTAGAATTCAATGCTTTGACCAACTCAGAACTCTCGTCTACTCCAATGTATTTACACACTTTTCGATCAACTAGCAAGGCCCCATTGGCCACCGTGGCTCCCAGGCTTATGATCAATTTGCCCCCGAGTTtaattggaattggaagagtGCTTCCTGTTCTTAGAAATGGAAGCTTGTCATTGTACTCATAAGCAAAGCAGTAGTTATCAAAGTTGTCCCTAAGGGTCAACTTATAGACACTCAGATCGAATAACAGCGTTGTTTCCATTAACCGGGCGTTATCATTGTCGGAAACATCGATTTCCCGAATAATGTGTTGGTTGGTGCCAGCACCTGATCTATTTAGCCTGTCGACACCCACCTCGTTAGGATCTTTATATTTCATCCATTCCTCCAATTTGGCTATTTTCAGCTTtgaaatatcatcaacatggATCACGTTAAATGCCACCGGTAAGCGGGTTTGATCTGACGGCTTATTAGCAAACTCCTGTGGATTGAATGCGTTCCTTTCTGGATTGCTCATGGATGCGTTAGGGTTTTGTGGGATGCGATTGCAACTTGTGCGACTGCATCTTCAATCGCATCTTGTGCTATGTCGTTGTTTGTAggagaagatgatgatactgaAACCGAGCTCCTCGCCCAAACAGAAGCTCATGTGGAAGTGCCGGTTCAGGAGCTCGAAAGGCTGCTACCGACCACGGCCTTAGAGCCAGATGTTTCAGAACTTCCTGAACCTATTAAGTTGAGCCTACCGCTCAAATATCAGCGAGAAATAGTCAGTGATTTGCTCGCCAAAGACGCGTTGCTTATTCTTGGGAAAGGCTTGGGGTGGGAGATTATAGTTGCCAATATCCTTTATATCTTAAACTTGTCGAATTTAAAGGACAAGCTTCCCAATCCACCTGCAAACCGCAAGAGCTTACTTATCTTGCTCAACGCTAATGAGGTTGAAAACCACAAAATTGCTGCTGATTTGCTTGAATTGCAAGCTTCTATGACTGTGGTAGGAGGAGAGTCCACGGTGGTAGACAAGAGACGACAAATCTACCAGAAGGGTGGAGTTGTGTCAATAACACTGAGAATCTTGGTAGTAGACTTGCTTTCAGAGGTCTTGAAGCCGGAGGAAATCAACGGGTTGTTTGTCCTCCATGCCGAGCGAATCAAGGAGACGTCGAATGAGTCGTTCATTGTGAACTTGTATCGTGACCAAAATGAGTGGGGGTTTATCAAAGCATTTTCTGATGATCCTGAGCTGTTCACTGGATTCACGCCATTAGCAAGTCGATTGCGGCACCTCAAGCTATCCAATACTCTTCTTTGGCCCCGATTTCATGTGGACGTCATTGAGTCCTTGAGCTTTAGACATAAAAAGTTTCACagagacttgaagacgGTGAATGAGATTAACATCAAGCTTTCGTATAAGATGACCAGAATCCAGTCGGCACTTTTAACTTGTATCGAGCAGTgtttgaaggagttgataCGACACTGCCAGCTGCTATCCACCGACTACTGGGATATAGAAAATCTATATGATCCAGACTTTGTACATCGGATTCGGAACCTGCTTGAATCTCATTGGCACCGATTGACCCAAACTCCCAAACTGTTGGTCTATGACCTTGGGTTCTTGAAGGGATTACTTCTGTCATTATTGACGAGGGACTCGTTGACGTTCTACCAGATTGTCCAGAGTGCGGTAGATGGTAACTTGAGGCGGTCAGTAAACACTTCAGGAACCATGAACCTAACATCGATGAGTCCGTGGTTGAACTCGGATGTGGCACCGACCATCACGTCATATGCCAAAGAAAGGGCTCTCGGAATGTCCAAATACGTAGGTAgtgatggagttgaatcCGTGGAGTATAACCTTGAACCTCTCCCCAAATGGATCGAGTTAAACAAACTTCTCAAAGAAATTGGTCCAAACTCCCGGATTTTGGTCATGGCATCAGACAGaatggttgttgaagagcttCAATGTCTTATTCAGAAATTTATAATGACAGGTGAGATAAATTCCAGAAGCTACATGGTTTCTAAGCTTAGAGGGTATTTGATGTGGAAAGAATTGAGTAAACTTCGAAGACAACTTAGTAACGATGTGAATGATGATGAGCAAGACGATATAGTTGTATCGAAGACATTCAAAAGAAGCAGAGAAAATGCCAGCATCCGAAGAAGAACGAGAGGTGCCTCATCAGTTGCGAATGTTAATAGGCTCTATTCGGTCGACGATAGCGACCGTAACCCTGAATCAGCTGATATAGATACCGCTGTTCTTGAGAAACTTGAGCTCGAAAATCAGGAGAATGAGCCAAAGGAATTTCTGAAAGCTCACGTCAAGCAGGAGCCTAATGAAAACGAGttagaagatgatgatttaATAatcattgatgaacaaaGGTACACTATAGAGGTTCAGTCGTTCAACTCAAAGACCGATGATACACTTCTTAACGAATTCAAACCCACGCATATCATCTTTTATGAGCCCAACCTTTCATTTATTCgaagagttgaaaattACCAAGGAGTGCATTTCAATGAACCTGCAAAGGTGTACATGATGTTCTATGGAACGTCAGCAGAGGAGCAACTGTCGTTGGTGCAAATGAAAAAGGAGAAGGAGGCGTTTACACGGTTAATTCGAGAAAAAGCCAACTTGAGCAAGCATTTCGAAACTAAGGAAGATACCAAGTTCACCATTACCAAAAAGCACGTTGTAAACACCAGGATTGCAGGAGGACAGAGATTCCAAACTGAGGATGACGAGTTCAGAGTCATAGTGGATGTTCGAGAATTCAATTCATCACTTCCAAACCTACTCTATCGTGTTGGTAGTAAAGTCATCCCGTGTATGTTGACCATTGGAGATTACATTTTAACTCCCAAGATCtgtgttgaaagaaaagcTATCCCTGATTTGATTGCGAGTTTTCAAAGTGGACGTCTATATAACCAGTGTGAACAGATGTCTAGATACTACGAACTTCCCGTCCTATTGATTGAATTCGATGAGGAAAAGTCGTTTTCTTTTGAACCTTTCAGCGAATCCCGTACAAGGCCAGGAGCTCCCGTCAGTAACAACACAAACCGGTTCCTCCAGGACCATATTCAGAACAAGATTACCATGTTACTCATCTCATTCCCCAAGCTCAAGATCATCTGGTCGTCTTCCCCATACCAAACTGCACAAATATTCATCGAATTGAAAGCAGGTGAAGAGGCTCCTGACATCACGCTGGCCATAAACAAAGGATTGAACTCGGATGAGCTGCCTGCCTTATACAACGAAGGAGCTATTGACTTGCTCCAAAGTATTCCTGGAATCAATGCTTCAAACTTCCACTTGATAATGAACCGAGTACGCAATATCGAGGAAATGGTCAAACTCACAAAACAAGATTTTTGCGATATCTTGGGAGAAGAAAACGGAGCTAAAGCCTAtaacttcatcaacagacTGGTTCGTCCGTAAATGTTGTACGTACGAAATATAAATTATAGCTTATGCAGGGTTTTCGCAGCCCTAAATAAATACGCGGAGTTGTGAAACATAAACAAAAACTTAAACTAAACCTTCTGAGACAACCACTATATCTCCTTCAAAACTCCCCTTAGTATCTTACCGCTAAGGAACGTGTGAAGCGAGCGTGGAATTCAGGACATGCAGAAAGTCAGAACCAGAAACACCAGCACTACCCAGACTGCGGTGCGCTATAAAGAGCTTGAGTTCAAGTATCTTTATTTTAAGATCCAGAAGCTCGTCAATCGTAAGGTTCAAATCAGCTTGAAGTATGAGCAATTGAAACAGCCAGAAATAAACTTGACACTTATAAAGCCCATTGTCACGAAGATTGTGGCTCTTGCCAGTAACACTAGTTTGGGGCCTAAAATCCGAGGGAATTATGGTAGTACCATGCTGGAGTTCCGTGCTGCTCTTGAAAACAAGGTGTCGGTGATGGTGATTCACATACTTATGGTATTGAGGTACGAGTTTTTGATCCAAAGCGACGCCAATTTAATTGTGTacgacttgttgatgaccaAAGCAACAGTGTGTGAGCTATTGGCAATCCGAATTTACCGTGAGTACAAAGCGTTTGATCGGGTGCAATTACTCTTTGTGGatccattgaagaagttcaccaccttggagttggtggttttgaccaagtccaaaaagtTTCTTTCCCAACCCATAATTGTGAAGATTCTTGAGAAGTTCTACAATGGAGAGCTTATCATGCAAGAATTGTCCGATACCAAGAACGAAGAGCTGACGTTTTTGAGGGAGCAAATCACCAACTACAACTATCTGCGGGCATCATTAACTAAGATCAATGACCGTTCACGAATAGTGCCAAAGTACCAATCACTagtgatcaacttgaaaaacttaATTCTCACAATGTTGCACGTAATGATCATCGTGAATCAGCATAAGAATCTTGTTCCAAGCGATGTGCTAGAATTTGTGTTCTACTGTATTGGACTTCACTTGAACTACGAGTTTTTTCTCAAATTACTTTCAATTCAGCACAAGTTCCTTCGTAAGATCCTTTGGTTCTATATGGATTTTGCAATCATCATGTTGATAGacatcaatatcatcttgaaggtgCTATCGGTATTTGGATACgtttcaaattcatcatACTTTCAGACCTTTAGCATTCTTTCCATTCTTCTCATTCCACGAAACCTATCcatgttcaacaactacCGGTTTTTCAGTCTAATTATATTGGGGTTCCGTCGGATGATATCAAACATTGCAGGTTTATTCTGCTTATTCTTTTCACTAATAATTGCCTTCTACATCACCTTTATTTCCATTAACTTTAATCGGTCCAACTCCATGATTGCCTTCGATCTTTTGCAAATTTTCTTCGGGTTTACTCCTGCTGTTTGGACCAACTGGGACACTTACTCGCCCCTTGGAAAGGTGATTCAAATCGGatacttgtttttgagCCAGTTCATCATTTCCACCATCTTGGCCATTGTTCTTTCCGAGTCCTTTTCAGAGATTTCTCA
Above is a window of Yamadazyma tenuis chromosome 1, complete sequence DNA encoding:
- the MDH2 gene encoding malate DEHYDROGENASE, NAD-dependent (EggNog:ENOG503NWAG; COG:C), with translation MKVTVCGAAGGIGQPLSLLLKLNPHVDELALFDIVNVHGVAADLNHINTPAKVTGHQPKDKADQSAVRAALERSDLVVIPAGVPRKPGMTRADLFNINASIIRDLVKNIGLTCPDASILIISNPVNSTVPIAAEVLKKLGVFNPSKLFGVTTLDSVRAETFLGDLVGEPAPEVKGRISVIGGHSGDTIIPLVNITTSISQKVQKISTSDYDNFINRVQFGGDEVVKAKNGAGSATLSMAYAGYRFAENILQSYFSSTFNSYYINDSAYIYLPGFEKGEKLSKKYLDGIDYFAVPVALRNGAVESLVNPFEEFTISDAEKQLISKALPGLKKSIEQGAAFVTGTKL
- a CDS encoding uncharacterized protein (EggNog:ENOG503NX9W; COG:V; MEROPS:MER0026262), encoding MVTTEQIRSIAKKLDKLLVNVTESKSPEKQPKVPGVVLGVTDANETLYFNYNGVLDLESNTPVTKDTVFCYFSCTKALTAFGLLKLYEQKKLSLDDEVRKYVPDIDELYIVDKGTVDPNTGHFTKPPRKPSTAVTIKHLLTMTAGMSYPFLSKEYSLLGSLRNPHISSGTPTRDLFKTDKTPLIGEPGQEFSYGHSMDWVGLVIESITGKTLGQYLKEVLFDPVGMSSCTFHVKNTQHLIRTHLRGRNGKIRLYPKGTQLDPVIDMGGQGCFGNVEDYLKFIRLWINFGYSPDAGKRLLQEDLAVYAVKNHLPANQVIKFDIPDFPDLKDGFTLAGMAVTEEEPATGRPVGSVYWSGLANLYYWVDHVNKIGGFWGSQILPMADPHSFLGYCKMEMAVYDTLGGDDDDDSDEDEDDGEDDGKPYPRL
- the HIS4 gene encoding trifunctional histidinol dehydrogenase (EggNog:ENOG503NURS; COG:E; BUSCO:EOG09262E98); protein product: MTFPVLPKVDSTTSTDINDYAFVGKVLVPFEGLQVSKFLLSTFPTQVDVLVDASDALISVDQAVEVLNSGVQTIFISDSQVEELIKTSGLPSYRFGIKTQEPEKFTDLDASLVVSSKVANLKAVNQDDNRSVYFDGVVDEASAIKLAQADYIPIISTKKLTKKSDTSNISVGRLLTSTLTTDRPDGLFTTLITSGAPSYTALGVVYSSEASILESIATGEGVYQSRKRREELWYKGKTSGATQRVISISKDCDSDVVKFVVEQRDGFGFCHKDKNYTCFNDGSLYSESTGKGLGRLDHTLVKRKEAAPEGSYTKRLFNDEELLVAKLKEELDELIEAGKANDKQEIAWEAADLIYFVMVWCVKNGVRLSDIEKNLDIKDLKVTRRKGDAKAAYLKKPEPKEEPKQELSYKLTTITAATTSPDLIQQALTRPNQKTSDIMKLVLPIIKNVQENGDKALLELTAKFDGVQLESPVLNAPFPPELMQISEDMKEAIDLSMKNIETFHAAQLPKEEVMSVETAPGVVCSRFAKPIENVGLYVPGGTAVLPSTAMMLGVPAKVAGCKNIVIASPPARATGKLTPEVVYVAHKLGASSILMAGGAQAVTAMAYGTDSVVKCDKILGPGNQFVTAAKMYVQNDTQALCSIDMPAGPSEVLVIADSNADPDFVASDLLSQAEHGVDSQVILIGVGLSTSDLAGIEEAVATQASVLPRREIVSKCLAHSYTLLVDTYEEAFKLSNDYAPEHLILQIEKAGSYVPDYVDNAGSVFVGKLSPESCGDYSSGTNHTLPTYGYARQYSGVNTATFQKFITSQEVSEEGLKSIGKAVMTIAAVEGLEAHRNAVHVRMEKLGLL